A window of uncultured Litoreibacter sp. contains these coding sequences:
- a CDS encoding aminotransferase class I/II-fold pyridoxal phosphate-dependent enzyme: protein MQLSQRISGLTAGGSDGWDVFYRARGMVADGVPVTELTIGEHDIRTDPTILAAMNASAKGGHTGYAMVPGVGDLRDEVATRLQTRTGVATTRDNVVITPGGQAALFAAHHATCDEGDVALYCDPYYATYPGTIRGVGAVPRAIVTSPEQAFQPSFVDIAKQARGARSLLVNTPNNPTGVVYDRATVEGIARACCEYDLWCISDEVYDTQVWEGEHISPRTMDGMAERTLVVGSMSKSHAMTGSRVGWVAGPAPVIEQLINLATHTTYGVPGYIQDAALFALNEGPALEEKVAAPFQRRRLVAQGLIATQNVAKLVPSGGAMYLMLDMRATGLSGEDFANRLLDAHQIAVMPGESFGTAAAGHIRVAMTVDDDAFVAALTTVLNFAGDLV from the coding sequence ATGCAGCTATCTCAGCGAATTTCGGGACTGACGGCCGGCGGCTCGGACGGGTGGGACGTGTTCTACCGCGCGCGGGGCATGGTGGCGGATGGCGTCCCGGTGACCGAGCTGACGATTGGCGAGCATGACATCCGCACGGACCCGACCATTTTGGCCGCGATGAACGCGTCCGCCAAAGGCGGGCATACGGGCTACGCCATGGTGCCCGGCGTCGGCGACCTTCGCGACGAGGTGGCGACGCGGCTTCAAACGCGTACCGGCGTGGCGACAACCCGCGACAATGTGGTGATCACGCCGGGGGGCCAGGCGGCGCTGTTCGCGGCGCATCATGCGACCTGTGACGAGGGCGACGTGGCGCTTTACTGCGACCCTTATTACGCCACTTACCCCGGCACCATCCGCGGCGTCGGCGCGGTGCCACGCGCGATTGTAACGTCGCCGGAACAGGCGTTTCAGCCCTCCTTTGTCGACATCGCCAAGCAGGCGCGCGGGGCGCGGTCACTGCTGGTGAACACGCCGAACAACCCGACGGGCGTGGTTTATGATCGCGCGACCGTTGAAGGGATTGCTCGGGCATGTTGCGAATACGACCTGTGGTGCATTTCCGACGAGGTGTATGACACGCAGGTTTGGGAGGGGGAGCATATCTCCCCCCGTACCATGGACGGTATGGCGGAGCGCACGCTTGTGGTGGGCTCCATGTCCAAGAGCCACGCCATGACCGGCAGCCGCGTGGGATGGGTCGCGGGGCCTGCGCCTGTCATTGAGCAGCTGATCAACCTGGCCACTCACACCACCTACGGCGTGCCGGGCTACATCCAGGACGCCGCGCTGTTTGCTTTGAACGAAGGGCCCGCGCTGGAGGAAAAGGTGGCCGCGCCGTTTCAGCGGCGGCGCCTAGTGGCGCAAGGGTTGATCGCCACGCAAAACGTCGCCAAGCTGGTCCCCTCGGGCGGGGCTATGTATCTGATGCTGGATATGCGCGCGACTGGCCTGTCGGGCGAGGACTTCGCCAACCGGCTATTGGACGCCCACCAAATTGCCGTGATGCCGGGCGAAAGCTTTGGCACCGCTGCCGCTGGCCATATCCGCGTGGCGATGACGGTAGATGACGACGCGTTTGTTGCCGCCCTGACCACCGTTTTGAACTTTGCAGGAGACCTTGTCTGA
- the eda gene encoding bifunctional 4-hydroxy-2-oxoglutarate aldolase/2-dehydro-3-deoxy-phosphogluconate aldolase: protein MTPMQASQDALKICQLAPIVPVLVVDDAKDAGPLAKALVAGGLPALEVTLRTPAALGAIAEMAKVQGGVVGAGTLLTPQDVVNAKEAGATFGVSPGATDMLLDACEDADLPLLPGAATASEAMRLLERGYSVLKFFPAEASGGAPALKGIGAPIPQISFCPTGGVSMKNANDYLSLPNVVCAGGSWVAPKNLVTAGDWGGIEALAREAAALPR, encoded by the coding sequence ATGACGCCGATGCAAGCCAGCCAAGACGCCCTGAAAATCTGCCAACTGGCCCCGATCGTCCCTGTTCTGGTGGTCGACGACGCCAAGGACGCGGGCCCGTTGGCCAAGGCCTTGGTTGCAGGCGGATTGCCCGCGCTTGAGGTCACGCTCAGGACACCAGCCGCGTTGGGAGCAATCGCCGAGATGGCGAAGGTCCAGGGCGGCGTCGTCGGCGCAGGCACGTTGCTGACCCCGCAAGACGTGGTGAATGCCAAGGAGGCAGGGGCCACATTCGGCGTCTCGCCCGGTGCCACCGACATGTTGTTGGATGCCTGCGAGGATGCGGACCTGCCCCTGTTGCCAGGTGCGGCCACGGCGTCAGAAGCGATGCGGCTGCTGGAACGCGGCTATTCCGTCCTGAAATTCTTCCCGGCGGAAGCCTCGGGCGGCGCGCCTGCGCTCAAGGGTATTGGCGCCCCGATCCCGCAGATCAGCTTCTGCCCGACCGGTGGGGTGTCGATGAAAAACGCCAATGACTACCTGAGCCTGCCCAATGTGGTCTGCGCGGGCGGCTCTTGGGTGGCGCCCAAGAATTTGGTCACTGCAGGGGACTGGGGCGGCATCGAAGCTTTGGCCCGCGAAGCGGCGGCCTTGCCACGGTAG
- a CDS encoding trimethylamine methyltransferase family protein — MTQHARSRRSGGRAARHALRAAPLSEDKRPIRPGMSGGTYKPLSDTDIARIHEAALRALEEIGLADAPQSGIDHMVAAGAILGDDGRLRYPRALVEDMLAKACKSITLHGRDPAHDLDLSGTNVHYGTAGAAVHMVDVHGRNYRESTVQDLFDAAKIVNTLDNVHFLQRPMVCRDIADNAQMDLNTVYATTRGTMKHIGTSFTEAAFVPDCVELLHMIAGGEDKWRARPFMSNSNCFVVPPMKFATDACSVMEVCIEAGMPVLLLSAGMAGATAPPTVAGAIVQSVAECLAGIVYVNSISPGHPAIFGTWPFGLDLRTGAMSVGSGEQALLTAGCAQMHHFYGIPGGAAAGASDSKLPDMQAGWEQMCSNVMAGLSGLNMVYEAAGMHASLLGFCHESLILGDDLIGQAQRCVRGIEVEDTDLALEEIRATCLGTDGSGLGPGHYLGTDQTLGLMESNYVYPSLGDRTSPKEWAEKDKPDLLKNATARKEAILAAPSEAEFDPMLDAAIRKRFTIHLD, encoded by the coding sequence ATGACACAACACGCCCGTTCCCGCCGTTCCGGCGGCCGCGCCGCGCGGCACGCCCTTCGCGCAGCCCCCCTATCCGAGGATAAGCGCCCCATTCGCCCCGGCATGAGCGGCGGCACCTACAAACCCTTATCCGATACCGATATTGCCAGAATTCACGAGGCCGCGCTGCGCGCCTTGGAGGAAATCGGCCTGGCCGACGCGCCACAATCGGGCATCGACCACATGGTCGCCGCCGGAGCCATTCTGGGCGATGACGGCCGCCTGAGATACCCTCGCGCGCTGGTCGAAGACATGTTGGCCAAGGCCTGCAAGAGCATCACCCTGCATGGCCGTGACCCGGCCCATGACCTGGACCTGTCGGGCACCAATGTGCATTACGGCACTGCAGGGGCCGCTGTGCATATGGTGGACGTGCATGGCCGCAACTACCGCGAGTCCACCGTGCAGGACCTGTTTGACGCCGCCAAGATCGTCAACACGCTGGACAACGTACATTTCCTGCAGCGCCCCATGGTGTGCCGCGACATTGCGGACAACGCGCAGATGGATCTCAACACCGTCTACGCCACGACACGCGGGACGATGAAACATATCGGGACATCCTTTACCGAGGCCGCGTTTGTGCCCGACTGCGTCGAGCTGCTGCACATGATCGCGGGCGGTGAGGACAAATGGCGCGCGCGGCCTTTCATGTCCAACAGCAACTGCTTCGTGGTCCCGCCGATGAAGTTCGCCACCGATGCCTGTTCGGTGATGGAGGTTTGCATTGAGGCCGGCATGCCGGTGTTGCTCTTGTCCGCTGGAATGGCCGGCGCGACCGCGCCGCCCACGGTGGCAGGGGCGATTGTGCAATCCGTTGCGGAATGCCTGGCGGGGATTGTCTATGTGAATTCGATCTCCCCCGGCCACCCCGCCATTTTCGGGACATGGCCGTTCGGGTTGGACCTGCGCACCGGCGCCATGTCGGTGGGATCAGGCGAACAGGCGCTGCTGACCGCAGGCTGCGCGCAGATGCACCACTTCTACGGCATTCCGGGCGGCGCTGCGGCAGGCGCATCCGATTCCAAGCTGCCCGACATGCAGGCGGGATGGGAGCAGATGTGTTCCAACGTCATGGCCGGGCTGTCGGGGCTGAACATGGTGTATGAGGCGGCGGGCATGCATGCCTCCCTGCTGGGGTTCTGCCACGAGTCGCTTATTCTGGGCGACGACCTGATCGGCCAGGCGCAACGCTGCGTGCGTGGCATTGAGGTGGAAGATACCGACCTCGCGCTGGAGGAGATTCGCGCGACATGTCTGGGCACGGACGGATCGGGCCTTGGGCCGGGGCATTACCTGGGCACCGACCAGACGCTGGGCCTGATGGAATCGAATTACGTGTACCCGAGTTTGGGCGACCGCACCTCCCCCAAGGAATGGGCGGAGAAGGACAAGCCGGACCTGCTGAAAAACGCAACCGCCCGCAAGGAGGCCATCTTGGCCGCGCCGTCAGAAGCGGAGTTTGACCCCATGTTGGACGCGGCCATCCGCAAGCGGTTTACGATCCATTTAGACTAG
- the edd gene encoding phosphogluconate dehydratase → MTLNSTIEAVTDRIIQRSRHTRARYLSRMAQAAEEGPRRGHLTCGNQAHAYAAMGADKDALVAEKMPNLGIVTSYNDMLSAHQPFEKYPQFIKEVARRNGATAQVAGGVPAMCDGVTQGQVGMELSLFSRDVIALSAGVALSHNTFDAAVYLGVCDKIVPGLVIAAATFGYLPGIFIPAGPMTSGIPNDEKTNVRKAFAKGECDRATLMKAEMASYHGPGTCTFYGTANSNQMLMEFMGLHLPGASFVNPGTELRDALTGHATKRALEITKLGNQYTPVCDILDERTFVNGLVGLMATGGSTNLVIHIIAMARAAGVLLDLQDLSDLSDATPLMARVYPNGLADVNHFHAAGGLGYMIGELLSAGLLHPDTKTVYGNGLKDYHAEPHVKDGEVTWGKGATKSENEKILRPAKDPFQKAGGLKQLQGNLGRGVIKVSAVDPDRHIIEAPARVFSGQAEVKAAWRAHKLDRDCVIVVRFQGPKANGMPELHGLTPTLSVLQDRGFNVALVTDGRMSGASGKVPAAIHVAPEALDGGLIAKIQDGDMIRVDAVNGTLDVLTEGVAERDAATPDLSDNGHGIGRELFEVFRQSVGRADDGAGVVV, encoded by the coding sequence ATGACCCTCAACTCCACGATTGAAGCCGTCACAGACCGTATCATACAACGCTCGCGCCACACCCGCGCGCGATACCTCTCGCGCATGGCTCAGGCCGCCGAGGAAGGGCCCCGCCGCGGCCATCTGACCTGCGGCAATCAAGCCCATGCCTATGCGGCAATGGGGGCTGACAAGGACGCTCTGGTCGCCGAAAAGATGCCCAATCTGGGGATCGTTACCAGCTACAATGACATGCTGTCCGCCCACCAACCCTTTGAAAAATATCCACAATTCATCAAAGAAGTGGCCCGCAGGAACGGCGCCACGGCGCAGGTTGCGGGCGGGGTTCCCGCCATGTGCGACGGCGTCACCCAAGGTCAGGTCGGCATGGAGCTGTCGCTGTTTTCGCGCGACGTCATCGCGCTGTCGGCGGGCGTGGCGCTCAGCCACAACACGTTCGATGCCGCTGTTTACCTGGGTGTCTGCGACAAGATTGTGCCGGGCCTCGTCATTGCGGCTGCCACTTTCGGCTACCTGCCGGGCATATTCATCCCAGCAGGCCCGATGACGTCGGGCATCCCGAACGACGAAAAAACCAATGTGCGCAAGGCCTTCGCCAAAGGCGAATGCGACCGCGCGACGCTGATGAAGGCCGAAATGGCCTCCTACCACGGACCGGGCACATGCACCTTCTACGGCACGGCGAACTCAAACCAGATGTTGATGGAATTCATGGGGTTGCACCTCCCCGGCGCGTCCTTCGTCAACCCAGGCACCGAACTGCGCGACGCGCTCACCGGCCACGCCACCAAGCGAGCGCTGGAGATCACCAAGCTCGGCAATCAATACACGCCTGTCTGCGATATTCTGGACGAACGCACCTTCGTCAACGGCCTTGTCGGCCTGATGGCGACGGGCGGCTCCACCAATCTTGTCATCCACATCATCGCCATGGCGCGCGCAGCGGGCGTGTTGCTGGACCTGCAGGACCTGTCCGACCTGTCCGACGCCACGCCGCTGATGGCGCGCGTCTATCCCAACGGCCTCGCCGACGTGAACCATTTCCACGCCGCCGGCGGCTTGGGCTACATGATTGGCGAGCTGCTCTCAGCGGGCCTGCTCCATCCTGACACGAAAACGGTTTATGGCAACGGTCTCAAAGACTACCACGCCGAACCTCATGTAAAGGATGGTGAGGTGACTTGGGGCAAAGGCGCCACCAAATCCGAGAATGAAAAGATCTTGCGGCCTGCTAAGGACCCGTTCCAAAAAGCGGGCGGCCTGAAGCAGCTGCAAGGCAATCTTGGGCGCGGGGTGATCAAAGTGTCCGCCGTTGACCCGGACCGTCACATCATCGAAGCCCCTGCGCGGGTGTTCTCCGGCCAGGCCGAGGTCAAAGCCGCGTGGCGCGCCCATAAACTGGACCGCGACTGCGTCATCGTCGTGCGGTTCCAGGGGCCCAAGGCCAACGGCATGCCTGAATTGCATGGGCTGACGCCTACACTCAGCGTGTTGCAGGACCGCGGCTTCAACGTGGCCCTCGTCACCGACGGCCGCATGTCCGGCGCGTCCGGCAAGGTGCCAGCCGCCATTCACGTGGCCCCCGAAGCGTTGGACGGCGGGTTGATCGCCAAAATTCAGGACGGCGACATGATCCGCGTGGATGCGGTCAACGGCACGCTTGATGTGTTGACCGAAGGCGTGGCAGAACGCGACGCAGCAACGCCAGATCTCAGCGACAATGGCCACGGCATCGGGCGCGAGCTGTTTGAAGTGTTCCGCCAATCCGTCGGCCGCGCCGATGACGGGGCAGGGGTCGTGGTCTAA
- a CDS encoding YgcG family protein, producing the protein MFVFQRVRGAAVTLCAAILVWGVLMLPAAAKDLPDYVSVYVNDFADILSPETEAELTRILQQAREARDHEMTVVTIKSRHAYGGFRDIASFSDQLFNKWGVGNAERNDGLMMVVAVEDRDMRIALGSGYRARYDGIAKRIIDSIVIPAFKDGRMEQGILEGTRASLDRLQLDTRPASELSPMERVQRWTDEDPKRKVLLVILGIFGAPITAILGFFGIRWGVRNAPRKCPECGRRMVRLGDVQEDQYLDAGQLVEERLNSKDYGVWVCEYDDHIMVKGYPKVFSSHGACPNCRYKTYHTRTTVLRNATTSSTGLKRLDHSCKNCGHTASEDRTIPRRTQSSSSSSSSGGSSSFGGGSSSGGGASGSW; encoded by the coding sequence ATGTTTGTTTTTCAACGCGTACGCGGCGCTGCGGTAACCTTATGCGCGGCGATTCTGGTTTGGGGCGTACTGATGCTGCCCGCCGCCGCGAAGGACTTGCCGGATTACGTCTCTGTCTATGTCAACGATTTCGCCGACATTCTATCGCCCGAGACCGAGGCCGAGCTGACCCGCATTCTGCAACAGGCCCGCGAGGCGCGCGACCACGAGATGACGGTGGTGACCATCAAGAGCCGCCACGCCTATGGCGGGTTCCGCGACATCGCCTCCTTCTCAGACCAATTGTTCAACAAATGGGGCGTCGGCAACGCAGAGCGCAATGACGGTCTGATGATGGTTGTCGCCGTAGAGGACCGCGACATGCGTATCGCCCTGGGGTCCGGCTACCGCGCGCGGTATGACGGAATCGCCAAGCGGATCATCGACAGCATCGTGATCCCCGCCTTCAAAGATGGCCGGATGGAACAGGGCATCCTGGAGGGCACCCGCGCCAGCCTGGACCGGCTGCAACTGGACACGCGCCCCGCGTCCGAACTGTCACCGATGGAGCGGGTGCAGCGCTGGACCGACGAGGACCCCAAACGAAAGGTTCTGCTGGTCATTCTGGGAATTTTCGGCGCCCCGATCACAGCGATACTCGGCTTTTTCGGCATCCGCTGGGGCGTGCGCAACGCACCGCGCAAATGTCCTGAATGCGGCCGGCGCATGGTCCGGCTGGGAGACGTGCAGGAGGACCAATACCTGGACGCAGGCCAACTGGTAGAGGAGCGGCTCAATTCCAAGGATTATGGCGTCTGGGTCTGCGAATATGACGACCACATCATGGTCAAGGGCTACCCCAAAGTGTTTTCGAGCCACGGGGCGTGCCCCAATTGCCGATACAAGACCTACCATACCCGCACCACGGTGTTGCGGAACGCCACGACGTCGTCCACCGGGTTGAAGCGGTTGGATCACAGCTGCAAAAACTGCGGACATACCGCGTCAGAGGACCGGACGATTCCGCGTAGAACGCAAAGCTCTTCCTCCTCCTCTTCAAGTGGCGGGTCATCCAGCTTTGGCGGCGGCAGTTCGTCGGGCGGGGGCGCGTCGGGCAGCTGGTAA
- a CDS encoding isocitrate lyase/phosphoenolpyruvate mutase family protein encodes MPTFRELHKPGDPFILANAWDVGSAKMLAAMGARALATSSAAYAFTLGVPDGGQVSMDAHLAHAQDLVAATDLPVSGDMEDGYGPSPEDCEDCVRLSAEAGLSGICIEDTIGASAKYYDFDLAVERVRAASAAARALADDFFFVARADGVMTGGYDIEEALRRVKAFDAAGADGIYVPLPKSFDDLKRVVAATDKPVNVLAAGPYAKFSRADYAKAGLARISLGSALARVTHRAIHDAAQAMFGEGDFGPLTQALPGSVVDPMLGE; translated from the coding sequence ATGCCGACATTCAGAGAGCTTCATAAACCCGGCGACCCGTTCATCCTGGCCAATGCCTGGGACGTGGGGTCGGCCAAGATGCTGGCGGCGATGGGGGCGCGGGCGCTTGCGACGTCCTCCGCGGCATACGCGTTCACCTTGGGGGTGCCAGATGGCGGGCAGGTTTCGATGGATGCGCATCTGGCGCATGCGCAAGACCTGGTTGCCGCCACCGACCTGCCGGTATCTGGCGATATGGAAGATGGCTACGGCCCCTCCCCCGAAGATTGCGAGGACTGCGTACGGCTGTCGGCGGAAGCCGGGCTGTCCGGCATATGCATCGAGGACACCATCGGGGCCTCTGCGAAGTATTACGATTTTGACCTGGCGGTCGAGCGCGTCAGGGCGGCGAGCGCCGCGGCTCGTGCTTTGGCTGACGATTTTTTCTTTGTCGCACGCGCCGACGGTGTGATGACCGGCGGGTACGATATTGAAGAGGCGCTGCGCCGCGTCAAAGCCTTTGACGCCGCCGGAGCGGACGGCATCTATGTACCGCTTCCCAAAAGCTTTGACGACCTCAAACGCGTTGTTGCGGCCACTGACAAACCAGTGAACGTGCTCGCGGCAGGCCCCTATGCCAAATTCAGCCGCGCCGATTATGCCAAAGCCGGACTGGCGCGTATCTCGCTTGGCTCCGCCCTGGCGCGGGTGACGCACCGCGCCATCCACGACGCGGCACAGGCGATGTTTGGTGAGGGCGACTTCGGCCCGCTCACACAGGCCTTGCCAGGCTCCGTTGTTGACCCGATGCTAGGAGAATAG
- a CDS encoding alpha-glucosidase, whose product MTQHTPALATEAKAHANWWKGAVIYQIYPRSYQDSNGDGIGDLNGITMRLPYIKSLGVDAIWISPFFTSPMKDFGYDVSDYCDVDPMFGQLADFDALIAAAHQLGLKVMIDLVLSHTSNQHPWFQESIQDKTNDKADWYVWADPKPDGTPPNNWLSIFGGPAWHWHGGREQYYLHNFLASQPDLNFHTPAVQDALLDTTRFWLDRGVDGFRLDTINFYFADAQLRDNPALPPEKRNATIAPSVNPYNHQEHLYSKNQPENIAFLKRFRALLDEYPGRAAVGEVGDAQLGLEILGEYTEGDDRIHMCYAFEFLSAERLTATRVVDTLNRLDKHAPTGWACWAFSNHDVQRHVTRWNLTPAAKRLYITMLMSLRGSACLYQGEELGLPEADVAFEDLQDPYGIEFWPEFKGRDGCRTPMVWEQSNQNGGFSDGHPWLPVSHDHLNRSVAAQEADPSTALHHYRRAIGFRRTHPALTQGEHTELKAQGDVLSFIRSDGPQTIFCAFNMSDTPSTIDMPEGNWQPIGAELGVTGPASDGKLHLGPWQPCFALSLNKGR is encoded by the coding sequence ATGACGCAACACACACCTGCACTCGCGACCGAGGCCAAAGCCCACGCCAACTGGTGGAAAGGCGCCGTGATCTATCAGATCTACCCGCGCTCCTACCAAGACAGCAACGGCGACGGCATTGGCGATTTGAACGGCATCACCATGCGGCTGCCCTATATCAAGTCGCTCGGCGTGGACGCCATCTGGATCAGCCCGTTCTTCACCTCGCCCATGAAGGATTTCGGCTACGACGTGTCGGATTATTGCGACGTGGACCCAATGTTCGGGCAACTGGCTGATTTCGACGCGCTCATCGCCGCGGCGCATCAACTGGGCTTGAAAGTGATGATCGACCTCGTGCTCAGCCACACCTCAAACCAGCACCCATGGTTTCAGGAATCGATCCAGGACAAAACCAACGACAAGGCAGATTGGTACGTCTGGGCCGACCCCAAACCCGACGGTACGCCGCCCAATAACTGGCTGTCCATCTTCGGCGGGCCGGCATGGCATTGGCACGGGGGCAGGGAGCAGTATTACCTGCACAACTTCCTCGCCTCCCAGCCCGACCTGAACTTCCACACGCCCGCCGTGCAAGACGCGCTTTTGGACACCACCCGGTTCTGGCTGGATCGCGGCGTCGACGGGTTCCGGTTGGACACGATCAATTTCTACTTCGCCGACGCGCAGTTGCGCGACAACCCGGCGCTGCCCCCTGAAAAGCGCAACGCGACAATTGCGCCGTCGGTGAACCCATACAACCACCAGGAACACCTCTATTCCAAGAACCAGCCCGAGAACATTGCGTTCCTCAAACGCTTCCGCGCGCTGTTGGACGAATACCCCGGCCGCGCCGCCGTGGGTGAGGTGGGCGACGCGCAGCTCGGCCTCGAAATCCTTGGCGAATACACCGAGGGCGATGACCGCATCCACATGTGCTACGCGTTCGAATTCCTCTCTGCAGAGCGTCTGACCGCCACCCGCGTGGTCGACACGCTCAACCGCCTCGACAAACACGCGCCCACGGGGTGGGCTTGCTGGGCGTTCTCCAACCACGATGTGCAGCGCCACGTCACCCGCTGGAACCTGACACCGGCCGCCAAGCGGCTTTATATCACCATGCTCATGTCGCTCAGAGGCTCTGCTTGCCTCTACCAGGGCGAGGAACTGGGCCTGCCCGAGGCCGACGTCGCCTTCGAGGATCTGCAAGACCCTTACGGCATTGAATTCTGGCCAGAATTCAAAGGCCGCGACGGCTGCCGCACGCCGATGGTGTGGGAGCAATCCAACCAAAACGGCGGCTTCTCCGACGGCCACCCGTGGCTGCCCGTCAGCCACGACCACCTCAACCGCTCTGTCGCGGCGCAAGAGGCCGATCCCTCAACCGCGCTGCACCACTACCGCCGCGCCATAGGTTTCCGCCGAACGCATCCAGCGCTGACCCAAGGCGAACACACAGAGCTGAAGGCACAAGGCGACGTGCTCAGCTTTATCCGCAGCGACGGGCCGCAGACCATCTTCTGCGCCTTCAACATGTCCGACACGCCGTCCACCATCGACATGCCTGAAGGGAACTGGCAGCCCATCGGCGCAGAGCTTGGCGTCACCGGGCCTGCATCCGACGGCAAATTACACTTAGGCCCGTGGCAACCTTGCTTCGCGCTGTCCTTGAACAAGGGGAGATAA
- the ugpC gene encoding sn-glycerol-3-phosphate ABC transporter ATP-binding protein UgpC, translating to MADLKLTNVEKTYGGTVNVLKDINLDIQTGELIVFVGPSGCGKSTLLRMIAGLEKITGGELKIDGEVMNDVPPAMRGIAMVFQSYALYPHMTVRDNMAFALKLAKKSPQEIDEAVNRAAKVLQLDEYLDRLPKALSGGQRQRVAIGRSIVRDPKVYLFDEPLSNLDASLRVATRIEIAQLKESMPNSTMIYVTHDQVEAMTLASRIVVLANKGIAQVGSPLELYERPENEFVAQFIGSPAMNLLAGEIVNTGEVTEVKVHDGAGTIMANIPTTEADQGLAVNVGIRPEDMVATTGENYAFADEVSIVEALGEVTQLYFAAPSSSADTDTVIAKLPGIHTDVRGKKMTLTADPSRVHLFADGQSLLYR from the coding sequence ATGGCAGACCTGAAACTGACCAATGTCGAAAAGACCTATGGTGGCACCGTCAACGTGCTCAAGGACATCAACCTCGACATCCAGACCGGCGAGTTGATCGTCTTCGTCGGCCCCTCCGGCTGCGGCAAATCCACGCTCTTGCGGATGATCGCGGGGCTGGAAAAGATCACCGGCGGCGAGTTGAAAATCGACGGCGAGGTGATGAACGATGTGCCGCCCGCAATGCGCGGCATCGCCATGGTGTTCCAATCCTACGCGCTTTACCCGCATATGACGGTGCGCGACAACATGGCCTTCGCGCTGAAATTAGCCAAGAAATCACCGCAGGAAATCGACGAGGCGGTGAATCGCGCGGCCAAAGTCCTGCAGCTCGATGAATATCTCGACCGCTTGCCCAAGGCGCTGTCGGGTGGGCAACGTCAGCGGGTAGCCATCGGGCGCTCGATCGTGCGCGACCCCAAAGTCTACCTGTTTGACGAGCCGCTCTCCAACCTCGACGCCAGCTTACGCGTCGCCACTCGGATCGAAATCGCGCAGCTCAAGGAATCAATGCCGAACTCCACCATGATCTACGTGACCCACGATCAGGTGGAGGCCATGACGCTCGCCTCCCGCATCGTGGTGCTCGCCAATAAGGGCATCGCGCAGGTCGGCTCGCCGCTGGAGCTGTACGAGCGTCCAGAAAACGAATTCGTCGCGCAGTTCATTGGCTCTCCGGCGATGAACCTTTTGGCCGGCGAGATCGTCAACACAGGCGAGGTCACCGAAGTGAAGGTTCATGACGGGGCAGGGACCATCATGGCCAACATCCCCACGACCGAGGCTGATCAGGGCCTCGCGGTCAATGTCGGCATCCGCCCCGAAGATATGGTCGCCACCACCGGCGAAAACTACGCTTTCGCCGATGAGGTCAGCATTGTCGAAGCGTTAGGTGAAGTGACCCAGCTCTATTTCGCGGCGCCTAGCTCCAGCGCGGATACGGACACAGTCATCGCCAAGTTGCCCGGCATCCATACGGATGTGCGTGGCAAAAAAATGACGCTGACCGCCGATCCTTCCAGGGTGCATCTGTTCGCAGACGGTCAGTCACTGCTCTACCGGTAA
- a CDS encoding DUF2189 domain-containing protein: MTTAHTLSLSDIGQALNAGVRDFLRAPAFGLFFSAFYVLTGFVLITLKAGSFTWTLFLSLGFPLVAPFAAVGLYEISRRLEAGEPFTWLSILGVVWNQRGAQTPYIGALLVVIFLFWSFFAHMSFALFLGNMSLTNISTSWEVFMTPTGLSMLAFQFVAGGIVAVLTFAMTVVSLPLLLDRDIDFITAMLTSLKAFAAHWPVLLVWGACIGALVFLALIPMFIGLLVVLPVLGHATWHLYTRIRPSLNGS, from the coding sequence ATGACCACGGCGCACACATTGTCGCTTAGCGATATCGGCCAGGCGCTCAACGCCGGGGTCAGAGACTTCCTGCGGGCACCGGCCTTCGGGCTGTTTTTCAGCGCGTTCTACGTCCTGACCGGCTTTGTGCTGATCACGCTTAAGGCAGGCAGCTTTACCTGGACCTTGTTTCTCAGCCTGGGCTTCCCGCTGGTGGCCCCGTTCGCGGCCGTTGGTCTCTATGAGATCAGCCGCCGGTTGGAGGCGGGGGAGCCGTTTACCTGGTTGTCCATCCTCGGCGTTGTCTGGAACCAGCGCGGCGCGCAGACGCCCTACATAGGCGCGTTGCTGGTGGTGATCTTCCTGTTCTGGAGCTTCTTTGCGCATATGTCCTTCGCGCTGTTCTTGGGCAACATGTCGCTGACCAACATCTCCACCTCGTGGGAGGTGTTCATGACCCCCACAGGCCTCTCGATGCTGGCCTTTCAGTTCGTCGCCGGCGGCATAGTCGCGGTGCTGACCTTCGCCATGACGGTGGTCTCTTTGCCCTTGCTGCTGGACCGCGACATTGATTTCATCACCGCCATGCTGACGTCGTTAAAGGCATTCGCGGCCCACTGGCCGGTGCTGCTGGTATGGGGCGCGTGCATCGGGGCACTGGTGTTTCTGGCGCTGATCCCGATGTTTATTGGCCTGCTGGTGGTGCTGCCGGTGCTGGGCCACGCGACCTGGCACCTTTATACGCGGATACGCCCTAGTCTAAATGGATCGTAA